The following nucleotide sequence is from Mangifera indica cultivar Alphonso chromosome 1, CATAS_Mindica_2.1, whole genome shotgun sequence.
CTGCTCATTGTAGACTTCTAAAACGCTCACAGAAATATCATATTGGTACAGCTTCTCTCTCTCCTTTATAATGCAAAACAGCTCCTCAAGAGTTCTGAAATTTACTCCACGGGCTTCTTCTGTACCCTCCATTGTAAATGTTTTTCCAGTTCCCGTCTGCCCATAAGCAAATATGCAGACATTGTATCCATCTAGAACCGAGGTTGCAAATGGAGCTGTGTCTTTGAAGACATCAGctaaaataaacaagaaaaaaacaaaaacaaccaaaaattccATTATTGAAAGAAAGGAGCATCTTATTGAAAGAGCAATGCATTTTAATGAGGcagtaggaaaaaaaaaaaagaaagttgagTGGAGGAAATACCTTGTTCTGCCTGGGGACCAAAAACTGCGTCAAACTTAAAGGTCTTTCTTGGAGCCCCATTTGACATCATAGTGAGCTCACCGTCTTTTGCAGATTCAAAATCAATAGTCATCACACTTCCTGCtgcaatttcttcaaaatttagaGGCCTGCATCGGCAAAAGACTCTTATGTTTCCTGCAAATGAACATTGTAATATATGTGAAGCGTCAGAAATTTCCTAATAAAATTTCAACCTCTCAAATATTTGATCAAACAAACATCTAACCTTTCAACTCTAAAACCTTGTTGTATAGTTCTTTTTGTTCCTTGGTGCCTTCCAAAAATTGCACCTTTAGATGTTGATACATATCCACTTGATGCTTTActgttaaaaaagaaacaaacattaGAAAAACTGTAAAAGGAAGTCAAAAGAGAAGGGATAGAATTTATGACTAGAAAGTAAGATGAATGATTAAGTCAACATACTTTTAGACTGAATTGTTGAGCTCATTTCATTCATATCTGCAAGGAAATTCTTATATGCGGATGCCTCTTCAGCTAGCTTTATGTGTTCCATTTGCATAATCTGTAGAACAAATCTTTTAGAACTAATGTAACTGCAAAGCCTTGTGATCGAATGTTAAACAGATTTCtcaaaaattatcttttcagtaCCTTTAGTCTTCTTGTCAAGTCTCTCAAGGATGCAAACCATCTGCTCTTCTCTTTCACTTGTCCTTCAATGGCAAAAGCTATAAATAGCCAAAATCAATGCCCTATCTTATATGTAGTTGAATAAAAATACTGCtaataacaaaaatttccaTACCCAAAGATCCCACATGCATTGACTTGCGCATGAGCTCATTTTGTAGTTCGTGTAAAGAGTTCCAAGCTTCTTGGCATTCTTCATTCTTAAGTTGATTCTCCCTTTGAAGCTCCTCCAACAACCTTCTGGCCTctactaattcttttttttgatACTCATAAGTCCCTTTTAGCTTTTCGTAGTCTAATTCAACCTCACAGTTCACACCATCCTGCAACGTAATGCATGAAAAGCAACAAAAACCTCAATAAATCTAGCTGCTCTTTCTCCCTGGctactcaaaaataaaatgagaaacaTCATGGTTTTCCccttctttttaaattaaattttcgtaAAACTAAATTATTCCAAGATTCATTATAATAAGAGAATCATTACGAATATCAGAAGAAAATCCTGAAAAAATTTAAGGATTCAGATGTATATGGATTAACACAAATCATAATGAAGTGGTTTCAAAGTAACCTTACTTTTGATGATTTGAATTCGGATACAGCCCCCTGAGACATCCTCAGAACTCCTTGTGATTCGACAAAATCTGATTCACATACTTTCGGATTCAGTCTACAAAAATATGTACCAATCAAAGAACCAGAAAAATCTACACCAGCCTTAAGTGATGTACCTGCATTGATGCTTACAACTGGAATGTGACCTTTTGGTGAGTCTTCTTGAGCTGTTAATGGAGGATGAAGCTCCAAAGAATATTTGGGAGATAATTCTTTGTTGAACGATGAAAATCTTACGATTGGAGTCTTAAGGGTGTTGTTGCTGATATCAGAACCTTTAATGCCATTCTCTAAAGAAACCTCAGTAGAGTACTTACAGTTACTTCTCTCCAAGATTTCAGGAGAATCTCCATAGCTACCACTCTTGGGGAAAATATCAGGTGAACCACCACCGCATATCACTAAATCAGGAGATGTTAAAGAAAATCCCAGCATTGACTTAcctgaaacaaaataaaactactaaatttcttcaactaatttttttctagaacaaatcaaaatcaataattaacATTTGACCCACTGAACTACAATAACAATTACCATCAACTGCTGATTCATTTGAAACCTGGTTACCAAAATTCCGCATATCATTTGCTTCAAAGCTTTGATTTTTCCAAGAAAAACCTAcacaaataaaccctaaaatccaCACAAATTTCTCTAAAAAACCCACATTCTACTGTACCTCAAAAAGTTTGTATCAGGTTCAAAATGTAAACTTGTCAaagaattacaataaaaattacCGTCGACTGATTCATTCTGGTCACCAAATTTCTGCATATCATTCGCTTCAAAGCTTTGATTTTTCCAAGAAACACCTACACAAAGAAACCCTAAATTCAGCACAATTAACTCTAAAAACCCACACTCATGCTGCACCCTACAAGTGAACATCATGTTACAAATGGAAACGTTTCAAAGAATTACCGTCATCGGAGTCACGACGATAAACAGAACCAGCCATTACTGAGCTTGGAGAAGTATTGGAAATACTGTTACTACTATAATCTGCTAATTAAATGAAGAGCTTCAAAACCCATATAAAAGAGAGATCAAATAGaggattaattttatgttttgtgtaATCTTATAAACTTACATTGATCAGCAGAGATGTTTTGTTGCTCTTGTTGTTGCCATGAAACGTCAGTGAGAAGAAGTGGGTCATTCCATTGATCAAAGTTACTGTTATGAATTCGATCTTCCTCCATCGCTGAtactaacaaaaattaaagaaaaaaggagCTGATTTGAATGAGCAATCAATTACTCttttcaggaaaaaaaaaacaataaagattgaaaaagagaaagtgaaagaTTAAGACaaggtatttatttattttggagatTGCGTTGTTTTTTGTTAGGGAAAGGAAATTGAATTGCAAGAATCGAATGAAATAAAATGTGTTcgttatgaacaaaaatatgaccgttgtttgtttgaattttgaaattggttAACCGGGCCTATGATGACGATGATTGTTGATCGAACGGTCAATAGTTTTTGGGGCTTTTTATAAGACTGCCACGTGGCTAAACATTCTGCTTTTCTCACGTAAATTCGTAGATGTTTCCCGTAAATCAACCAATTTGAGAATCTActtcataaatttttatcaaaaaataatcataCCAGATTTTAAGAGTAATTGTTCCAAAATTTGTTAGAATTTAATAAACGTTTCCCAGAAATCAATAGATCAACTTCAAAgtctattttataaattttatcaaataaaatattatacaagattttaagattaaattcaaatccCTTCCAATAACATTTCAAGATTCATTTATTAGTTTAGTTTGTcccttttaaaacaaaaaagaacatACAATTTGTTCGACCTTTAtgaacttttttctttccttcagaTTTTAGGATTCAGTGTTACAAAATAATTTGCATAATGGAAAATCCTGAGGAACATGAATGTTCTCTCTTTACAGAAACAAGATCCAGTTGGCATACATTATTATGTACAGCAACCAGATTAGTATACAACAATTGATCAAATTACTTCCCCTTTGGATCCTCAGTATCCCACACCTGGAAAATTAATAATGTGCGGTAACCGATCCGCATTTTACCTTTCTGggaaaattcatatcatcatcGGGACTGGTCAGTGGCATTCCCCGTTTGGGATGAGGGCGAGTGAATCCATTAAGCAAATGAGATAAAACTTATACCCACATGGACATGACTTTCTACACTTCAATTCCTGCTCCTTCAAGTGCAGCTGCCATTGAAGCTGATGCCTCTTCAAGGGTCCGTTTCCTTTGAACGGAGTTGAAGGCCTCGATAATGTCTCCTTCCTCCCAATCGTCAAAGTCTTCAGCCCCAATACCACACTCTAGTCCGGTACTTAACTGTCCAGGAGGAATTAATGAATGAATGTGCActtaaaagaaaatgcaaacaaaaaaaaaaaagttattttaacaTAAGCATAAGAGTGACACCACGGAATAGATACTGTAAAAGCAAAGTTATGCTGGCTTAAGCTGATACCTCTTTTACGATTTCCTTAACCCGTCTCAAAGAATTGAGCACACCAACATAGACTGTCTTTCCATTTCGATTAACCCGAATGCCACAGCCTTTCGTTACTTTTCCTTCTGTAATCATGCATCCAGCAACACGACCACTGCCACTATTGAAGATGGCCCGGACTTCAGCTGAGCCAATAAATACTCGATCCTATCAACAAATGAACAGTAACTTTCAACTGTGAATCATCACTGATAACAACTTCAGAGGGAAAAAAAGAGCGGAAAAAAGCCAATTATGAAAAGTTCAAATTCAATGGATTGTACCACTTCAGACTACAAAAACCATCTATTCTTACACTGCATTATAAGGAGAAATGATAATAGCAAAAAAGTTGGACATTTATGTTAGGAATACATATAATCCACCCTACATTTGATTGTAGAGTTTCCAGCCCCTTCATGAGCTTGACGTTTCCTAGTAAGATAGAATTAGAAGGATATAAATGAATATGTAAGTACTTAAGGGTTGAACTAACCTCAACTGATTCCAGCAGTCCTTCCATTGCATTTCGCACATCATCAATAAGATCATAGATAACTCTATACAGTCGAATCTCAACACCTTTATTATCCGCATAACTCCTAACGGATCCAGGAGTCTTGacattaaaaccaaaaataaccGCTTTGCTAGCAAGAGCAAGATCAACATCACTAGTACTGACATCCCCTGTTGCTTGCAAGAGGAACTTCAAAGTGACATTATCTTGTGGGAGCACTTGCAGGGCTTGTCTGACAGCCTCAATGGATCCCTATTCAAGATCAGGATAACCGAATTTACTTGCATGAAAAGCAGTAAACCTCAATGCATATTAATGTAATAAACTTAATCTGTACTTCTATATGATGTAATACACTTAATTTGTACTTCTATACACAGATTATACCTTTCAAAATTCCAAAAGATTACAAATTCCTTTGCTTCATAAGTAAATGTAAAACTTCATTCACATGTTTAAGAAAATTCCATAAATTTTCCAATAGGAAATTCCATACATGAAGTATATGCGATAGTGTTAGAAGTCACGTGTACACTACACGCAGGACAAAGGAAGGAACAAGAGTTAGAACAGGTGGCAGCAGGGGATTGGAGCGAGCAGAACAGCCAGCAATTACTTTGTTGCAAAACCAACctgaagaagaaaagcaacGTGCACAATATTGGAAGGGAGGCAGTTACCAAATGGAAAAGAGAAGGTAGAAAAGGCAGCAGAGGGAAACGAGGGCAGGTAAGAAGCAGGAACAGAAGGTTGATAGGGAGAGTACAGGCCTCTCGAAAGCCTGTTGGGAGCTGAGTGCTTTTGGTCTTTTGCAGTGTAATTGCAGTTTGTTCTGGTTTGGCTGCTGTAATCTCTGGGCTGTGACATTATAATCTTTATCATGTAATGAAACACTTTTGTAAACCTTGTTGAATACATATATGCAACTGGAATTTCATATCTATTGAATGTGTTTACAATTCTGTGAATTATTTGGAATGTGTTGTGCTTGCTGTGTATGTCACAGGGGAGAGTGTTGAGTGACTGTGAAGTGGAGAAGGAGGCTCGGGTACTGTAGATCTCAGATCAGGTCTCCACCAGATAGTCCCTtatgttttgatgaatttttttcacttattcAATAACTTTGATGCAGTTCACATGTATCCAATATTGGTTTAGCTGATAATTGTTTATGCACTATCAGTTATTTAAATATCCTCTTATTTGTACACAAACACATTTCTTTCCAGaaacaaattaatacaatagtAATGCTCACCTGAAGATCAACCTTCAGAATAACATTCAGAGTGTGCAGGTCCAAACCGGACAGCTTTCCTGCTGAGACTGCAGAAGCTAAGGAAGAAAGTGTGACCTTCCCATCCCCAGCTTTGGCTGATATTCGTTCATTACGCAATGCCTCAGCACGTGCTTCTGCCTTTGCACGGGCTACATCAAGTACATCAACAACCTCAAATTCATCACCAGCAACTGGAACAGTATTCAGTCCAATAACCTGCAGATGTACACACCCAAATATTTTTAACTGAATTTCTGAACCAAGgatcataaaatgaaaaataaaacaatggcAAATCACATGATTGTCATCTGAACACAACATTTCACTGGGGAGATGTCATTCTTATCAAAGGCAAAGTACTTTTGCTAtgaaatttttcttctttctttctttttttaaatttacaagtCTCAATTTTATCGATCTTCTTAAACCACAGTATAACGGTGACTACCAACTCTagaaagagtgaaaaaaaaattcaagcatGAGAACTTCAAAGAAAAACCCACAAactgcccttttttttttttatccatgCAGATATTTTGAAGAACACTGAGAATAAGATCCTACAATTACACAGGATTAAAAGGTAATATCTTTCTTACATATATCTTTGATTCCTACAAAACTCCAATGTCAGtttacattttcattttttctgagAGGAGCAATGGAATGAGCAGTCTTTTTATAGGTGATAAAACAAGGTCTCATCCTCAGTACACTCATCAGACAAGAGGGAACTCCAAAAGGATAACAGAAAAACGGGGGAAAAAAGGTAGGgtccttttaatttaaaaaacacgGAAAACCAGGATAAGGCAGTATGAAAGGTGTTTCTCTTGACCAGGCTGCAACAAAATCAGTATCTCATATCTTTTCCACCCATAAAAACTGCAGCACACACAACAGGGACACCTACAAGACTGTGCAACATCACCTCCTCCCAACTTGCCTCCTCAAGGAACCACCAAAACCAAATTGACAACTAATGAGATGCTTTTGTAATACGTTGACTATAGCATAAAATGGCCACCAATCAAGAACAAAATAGTTTTTCATAAGTATTAGGCTccataagaaaaacaataacaCCATGTGCACACATTTTTTAGTAACAATCAAGTACaaagatgatgtgtcatcaacacccaatcacataatgatatattatctatgtatgcaattgtgtacttaaaagtgtgtacacatagcattgctctaaaaaaaaaaaaactctaccTGATACCATTCATCTCTCACAAGCTAAATTTATTACACAcctatttgaaaatattatacatcaaacaaaaattcaattccATAATATTGGATATTTTCCTGATAATTCATGTTTTCATTAAATCTAAGCAAAATTCTTGAATAAATATGATAGAGGTTGAAAAATAGTTGGACAATTTCcaattaacaaaaacaataaatcaaacttCACAATGGGTGACAAttcaaaaatattcaataacataacggtaaaaattttaacaaataattgattctttcaAACCAATAGTCTCAAAAAACACTCTAAACACAACTTCAACAAtagaaaatcaaacttaaattattacaaaattcatGCAAAAATACCCATAAATAGAGAACTGCAATAAAGTTCCACAATAGTGATAATGATGTTGAGAAACTCTCAAGGCCAGAACAACACCATGAACACTTTCAAGGTTAGAAATGTTTGAATTTACTTTAGATCATGCAAAATACATGAAAAGATTTTCCCACAAACATACTGCATTAAAATTATAGTCAAAGATAGTATCATGCATTCATAATAAGAATAAACACAAACCTGTACAGGAATAGAAGGTCCAGCCTCATCAACACGATTCCCACAATCATCGAACAAAGCCCGGACCTGGCCATGGAcacaacaaaataaatgaaCACGTCCCTTCAAGACAAAATAAACAGTTTCTATTTTAGCATTAAACCAAAAGCAACCTTTCCAAAGGATTCCCCACAAACTACTATGTCCCCTCTTTTTAGAGTCCCATTTTGCACAATAACTGTTGCCACTGGGCCTTGAGATTTATGCAGACCGGCCTCAATAACAGTGCCCTTTGCATTTCTGTGTGGATTAGCCTTCAACTCTTGTAACTGAAACAATCACGCACTTTATCAGAATACTTGGAATGTGGATAAAGAAGccaaaaacagaaagaaaaaaaattaatatttccaTTCAGCATCATATTTCAGAAGATATGTCATTAAAAGATATGGGATCCTATTAACTTCCATGCACTACTAAAATTACCAATGCATCTTTGCATGTGTGTCTGTGTGCAACAGTGAGTTCAAAAGTAGGCCACTTGCACCGAACAACCAATCCGATAGCACATGTGAACTATCTCATTCTTATTCAATGCAACCACAAAATTGatagataatttagaaaaagagGAGAGAGAACACAAAGAAAGTATGAGGATCATGCAATTCATTATTGGATCCTTCTTATGCATGTGGATCCTATGTTTCAATCATTAGACTAGCCATCTAAGTCACTTCATATCCACGGGGTTATCTGTTATCAGAATTAACAAGATGATTCTATATTGTACATCACTCATTCAAGCAAATTGTTATATCAAAGAACAGGCAATTCAAAATGCAAAAATAAGAACAAGATCTCAGTTCTAATTGTTAGAAACTGATTttgtaaggggaaaaaaaaaaaatggaaagataACTTAAgtaaaccaataaaattattttgttcttaGTGCAAAAAGGATGTCAAAGCCAAAATGCAGCACAAAAATACAATGAACTCACCTCTGCAACAAGCATTATGGTTTCCAGCAAATCATCTACATTCTCACCCTTCAGAGCACTGATCTGTTTAAGAAAAAGTGTATAGGGATTGACAACAGGTATAAATTACCAAATAATGTTGAATACACTGTTAAATGATAAAGGACCTGAACCATCGGGATGTCACCACCCCAGTCTTCTGGCATGAGACCAATTGAAGACAGCTCTTGCATGACTCTGTCAGGATTAGCCCCATCTTTATCAATCTGGTACagtagaaaaaataagaaagatcACACCAACAATGAGCTATATGCAAGTTCCCAACTTAGAGATGGCAATTATCCCCTCCCAACCGGGTCCTCGCCAACCCAATCAACCTTATATCTGCAAAATCCATCAACTTACGCTACTCTGCAACTCCCCACTTCTAATCAATGAATATTCAATCTCCAAAATTGTTGAAAACcgtcaaagaagaagaaaacccaCGTGCTGCAATTGGCTATTGGCGCAGTCATATCTATTCGATTTGGGATGGAGGTGACCAGGGTGGTTGGAAGGTGCAATAGATTGATTTTGCTAATTGGATGTTTATGAGGATTGAGTTTTGTTTATcgtatttttcctttatttgctATCCAAATTTTCTGTTATAAAATGAGGGCCAGTGGAGGTGGTTGATGAAAGCAGAAACTTGCGGTGGTGATGGGGTGGGGAATGGGATGAATATTTCCCTATGGGATGGGACAGAGATTCTACATCATCCTGGTAGCAGGGACGAGAAGGGGATGGGGAAAGCTTCTTTTTTACGAGGACAAGGAATAGGATATTTAGCCCCACCTCGGTCCATTGCCATCTCTAGCCAAGTTCTATTAGTTTCCCTCTATTTAATCTAAATgtaagaaaagaataaaattatattcaacatACCTTATTTATAGCAATTATAATTGGTACACCAGCTGCTTTTGCATGTGCTATTGCCTCATTTGTTTGAGGGCGGATCCCATCATCAGCAGCCACTACAATCACAGCAATGTCTGTAACTCTTGCTCCACGAGCTCTCATAGCCCCAAATGCCTACAATAGCGGACATTAGATATGTCATCTAAAGGCAAGAAAGCACAAGACAGTTACAGTTCATAGTTGAGTTTGTAATGCAATATGAGTGTTTAGTAGTCAAATAGGATTGGATTTGATCCAAGCTGCTCAAGCTTGAATCGCAACTTAGATCGAACAAGCCAAGTTCGATCGGATTTGAACATTTGAGTTCAAGGTCAGCTCAAATCAAATTGCTTCTGAGTTGAGTTTAAGCCTCAACTTGTCACTCTCAAGCCAATCTTAAACTGGGCCTTTTGGATTCAAAACAATTTAGAGTTGGCCCTTATTTGGGCTCAGctctcaaatccaaccctatagTAAAATGAACAATTAATCCAGAACAAATATGATCAAGCAGAAAGGATAAGACTGAAAAAATTGTTTGCTTGGCAAAAGAAAGCAAAGTTAAAAGAGCTAATTGAGCAAAGAAATGTACCTCATGCCCAGGTGTATCAAGGAAAACACATGGCTGTAATTTTCCATCAACAGATACTAGCACCTTATACGCTCCAATTCCTTGCGTGATCCCCCCTGCTTCCGAGGAAGCTACCTGCAAAAATCTAGCATTCAGCCTTCTGTGAATAATGAGCACATTAGGATATCAACAACTGCAGATGGGCTTGGCAGCCAATTAgtccaaattaatttttgacaTAACTGAAATGGACTTTAACTTCTGACAGATTATGTCACCATAcagataaagaaatgaaaacacATAGTTATAAAATAGCAAACCTAGATCAAACCTCAAACTTTCtgtgaaaacaaaataaaaaaaaataggagaaggggggaaaaaaaaggaaaaggtaGACATAAATCAACTAGTATAACAAAACACAACTAGACATTACATCtccaagaaaagaaaacaaaaagaaatagaaaaatcacATTGATGATTAAGCTTGAGCATACCTTGGTTTTACGGATGTAATCCAACAGGGTTGTCTGCCAAatgtataaaaccaaaaaaacacATTAGCAAATTGATAGAACTGAAACAgaattctaaattattttccaCTGACGTTTAAGTTAAAAGGACAAAAATTTGAGACATTAATAGGAAATGATGCACACGGTCTAGTCAAGAAAAAATTTGCAGAAGTTTTACAGCTTACCTTTCCGTGATCCACATGACCCATAATTGTAAGTACAGGAGGCCTGTCCCCTAGATTGTCCAGATCTTCATCATCAAGAATCTCCTTCTTCATAGCCATTTCTTCCATTTTAATAGGGTCTGCATCTAAGACTTCTACTTCGTACTCCTTACATATCATCTTCACCATATCTTTGTCCAGAGTTTGAACCCCATCAGGCTTAATCCCCTTTGAATACAAGTACCCAAGAATTTCGCCCTCACTAATTACCAAGTTTTTGGCTAGCTCCTCAATCAACATACCTTTCTCCCCTACCTCAAGAATTTCTACTTTGACAGGAGCTGCGTCCTTGGCAGCCTTAAGTTTAGCTGCCTTTCGGCTAGCTTTACTCCACTTCCTCCCTTTCCTTACAGCACCAGGGATGGAGACATTCAGTTCAGATGTCTCCTCATCAGCAatgtcatcatcatcttcaacaaTCCGTCTTCGAGCTCCAGCAGAAGCATTTTTCTTACGATAATCATCCTTGAATTTTCCAGAGGCAGGACCCTTTCCAGGTTTTGTTGGGGCCAAGACCGCCTGAGCAATCACAGGATCAATAGCTGGTTTTTTAGTGGCAAACTTGTCAATCAAAATTGGTTTCCGTTCTTTACTTTTAACAGGCAATTCACTCTGATCAGTAACTGATGACTTTAGAGAAGCCCCCATATCTTTTAAGACGACAGGTTTTTTTATGGGAGGAGAAGCAACTGAAGGCTTTGCTTGTAGCTTAGGTTGCGGTCTCAAAGGTGGCTGCGCAGGCTTCAAGGGAACATTTGACTGGGACTCCACCTTCAATTCTCCTCCCATTCTAGGCTCCTCTTTCTTATTAATAATCTTAGGTTCTTCCTTAACAACCTTTTGTACACTTGCAACTGTATCACCTTTCCTCCAAACACTCTTCAACGTCTTAGTCTTCTGAGTTCCAGCTGAATTCGCCGGCCTATcatttcttctattattactCACATTAGACACTGTCAACTTATTTACATTCCCATGCCCACTCTTCTTCCTAGTCTCTAATTTCTCAGCCTTCTCCAACACCTCATCCAACGATTCAATAACCTTATTCCTCTCCTCCTCATCTGAATCCCCACTAACTCTCGACGCAGCCCAACCCAGTGAATTCATCCCC
It contains:
- the LOC123223170 gene encoding translation initiation factor IF-2, chloroplastic-like, which produces MLVLVGIMPSLASLVSLGGISVVGTNGSSSESSCYSLVKRVSLLSKGNCRGQKRWVCKYSVTTTTTATDFIADGAYGSVSLDSSNTYRGSSSKDESANDNGDSDSGIVLKPAPKPVLKSPLGDKGEPVSGMNSLGWAASRVSGDSDEEERNKVIESLDEVLEKAEKLETRKKSGHGNVNKLTVSNVSNNRRNDRPANSAGTQKTKTLKSVWRKGDTVASVQKVVKEEPKIINKKEEPRMGGELKVESQSNVPLKPAQPPLRPQPKLQAKPSVASPPIKKPVVLKDMGASLKSSVTDQSELPVKSKERKPILIDKFATKKPAIDPVIAQAVLAPTKPGKGPASGKFKDDYRKKNASAGARRRIVEDDDDIADEETSELNVSIPGAVRKGRKWSKASRKAAKLKAAKDAAPVKVEILEVGEKGMLIEELAKNLVISEGEILGYLYSKGIKPDGVQTLDKDMVKMICKEYEVEVLDADPIKMEEMAMKKEILDDEDLDNLGDRPPVLTIMGHVDHGKTTLLDYIRKTKVASSEAGGITQGIGAYKVLVSVDGKLQPCVFLDTPGHEAFGAMRARGARVTDIAVIVVAADDGIRPQTNEAIAHAKAAGVPIIIAINKIDKDGANPDRVMQELSSIGLMPEDWGGDIPMVQISALKGENVDDLLETIMLVAELQELKANPHRNAKGTVIEAGLHKSQGPVATVIVQNGTLKRGDIVVCGESFGKVRALFDDCGNRVDEAGPSIPVQVIGLNTVPVAGDEFEVVDVLDVARAKAEARAEALRNERISAKAGDGKVTLSSLASAVSAGKLSGLDLHTLNVILKVDLQGSIEAVRQALQVLPQDNVTLKFLLQATGDVSTSDVDLALASKAVIFGFNVKTPGSVRSYADNKGVEIRLYRVIYDLIDDVRNAMEGLLESVEDRVFIGSAEVRAIFNSGSGRVAGCMITEGKVTKGCGIRVNRNGKTVYVGVLNSLRRVKEIVKELSTGLECGIGAEDFDDWEEGDIIEAFNSVQRKRTLEEASASMAAALEGAGIEV
- the LOC123213753 gene encoding kinesin-like protein KIN-14Q isoform X1 → MEEDRIHNSNFDQWNDPLLLTDVSWQQQEQQNISADQYYSSNSISNTSPSSVMAGSVYRRDSDDGVSWKNQSFEANDMQKFGDQNESVDGFSWKNQSFEANDMRNFGNQVSNESAVDGKSMLGFSLTSPDLVICGGGSPDIFPKSGSYGDSPEILERSNCKYSTEVSLENGIKGSDISNNTLKTPIVRFSSFNKELSPKYSLELHPPLTAQEDSPKGHIPVVSINADFVESQGVLRMSQGAVSEFKSSKDGVNCEVELDYEKLKGTYEYQKKELVEARRLLEELQRENQLKNEECQEAWNSLHELQNELMRKSMHVGSLAFAIEGQVKEKSRWFASLRDLTRRLKIMQMEHIKLAEEASAYKNFLADMNEMSSTIQSKIKHQVDMYQHLKVQFLEGTKEQKELYNKVLELKGNIRVFCRCRPLNFEEIAAGSVMTIDFESAKDGELTMMSNGAPRKTFKFDAVFGPQAEQADVFKDTAPFATSVLDGYNVCIFAYGQTGTGKTFTMEGTEEARGVNFRTLEELFCIIKEREKLYQYDISVSVLEVYNEQIRDLLVVGSQPGPTSKRLEVRQAGEGVHHVPGLVEAPVSNISEVWEVLKTGSNARAIGATNANEHSSRSHCLHCVMVRGENLLNGERTKSKLWLVDLAGSERVAKTEVQGERLKETQNINRSLSALGDVISALATKSPHIPFRNSKLTHLLQDSLGGDSKTLMFVQVSPNENDLSETLCSLNFASRVRGIELGPAKKQIDNSEFLRYKQMVEKTKQELKSKDVQSKKMEDTIHGLDLKLKDKDLKIKSLQDKVKELEQQLLVERKLARQHVDTKIAEQHLKQQQDEQTSAPPRPPLASRVPGSKNSNEPTSNNAMMKEQANVARPLMENYNYKPPILPPTDGLVKYINPTEKENNPEMAEQPRLLPKRIGRASLCPAVRAIPVVPAPRRNSLIPLPTAPTSAQLPPVFLPLPTCQDDEKEDSDGSLPEQIVQCNSAKDIKNGSKKLSSILRRSLQKRMQMKTPMQQHFRRGGVNVGMERVRVSIGSRGRMAHRVLLGSGRKGGTKEIQQKQSQKEKERGWNIGTISRI